The Lusitaniella coriacea LEGE 07157 region CGATGGAATTACGACAAAATCTCTTGGAAATTGCAAGGGAAAATATTATCGAACGATTGCAAGACTATGGGCTAGACTTCAACTTTGAAGAAAAGACCCTTGAAATTGCACAGCCTATGAATATTTAAACGTTTGTAAAATCTATGTTGGGGTTTGATTTAGGATCGTTACAACTGAATGAGGAGATGCGAAAGTTTCTTCTCGAACTCAGTATCAGATTGGGACTTTTCATTATTGGTACGACGCTATCGCCACTATTTGGGAGGACATTACCTTTTGTTTTTTGGTGGCTTCTTCGGCTTGCTCGGCGATTTGTTTCTATCGATATTGCGAGCGTTTATAGTGACTTTGTTAGACCCGTCAGAAATGCACTCGTCACCGTGGGAACGTTGATTTTCATAACGCTTTGCTTGAACGTACTAGAAAAATATAGTAGACTCTATCAATTTTTAGGCTTCTTTATTTATTTGGCATTAGCGGTTAGTATTGCTTGGTTCGCATCGCGCGTTGCCCAAAGAGTCATTCGCCTTTATGCTGTCGATCTCGTTCAAAAATCTGGCGGACAGGTAAACGAAATAGCGTTGGTTTTTGAAACCTTAACGAATGTCGTTATTGTTTTATTTGCGATTGTTGTTTTTGCTCAAGGATTGCAATTGAATTTGGTTGCCCTGTCTGCGAGTATTGGGATTGGTGGGGTTGCCGTTGCCTTTGCCGCGCGACAAGCGCTAGAACGTTTAGTGGGAACAATAGAACTCTTTTTAGACCGACCCTATCAACCCGGAGAATATATTCAAGTAAATTTCAATCCTTATAGCGAAGATGTGTACGGTCGCGTGGAATCAATTGGTTTGCGATCGACTAAAATTCGCACTGCCGGTCGTAACACATTAGTTATTGTTCCCAATTCAATTATGGCAGGAAAACATATTGAAAATATCAGTCGGGGAAAGAAAGTTGTTGCAATGCTTTATTTGGATTTTTCTCGACCTTTAGAAGAGGCTGAAAAAGCATTAGTCAAAAGGGTTGTTATCGAGAGTACGAGTGCATTTTGGGGAATTGAAAAAGCGAACACGAGAATTCGGTTTTCCCCCTTGGAAAATGGCATCGGAACCCGCGTGCGGATCAATTTTTTCCTGACAAGTTCGGGGGAAGATTCCCTCAATTTACGCAAACGATTGGTTGAATTAGCCGATCGCGAGATCGCACGACAACTTTCAACCTATAATTTAAACTTCTCAACCCCAGAACCAATGGTCTATATCGATTCGCCAATGACCATTTAACCGACCCCAAAAAGGGGATAAAAAAAGATAACCGATACCAAGTTACCAACTTGAGGCGATAGTCACTGAATAACTGACGACTGAAATAAACCTTGCATTAAGAACGCGCGATCGCGCATACTAGGTCAGATGTCAGAGGTTTATCGTGAAACTAGCCGCCATCGACATTGGCACTAATTCCATCCACGCGATCGTTGCAGAAGCTAACCGCGATCTCAGTTTTGAGATTATCGAACGCGAAAAAGAAATGGCAAAATTGGGAGTCGGCGTGTTTGCCACAAAGCGATTGAGCGATCGCGCGTTCGATCTCGGTTTGGACACCATTCGCCGCCAAGTTCAACTCGCCGACCGACTCGGCGTAGATGACATTATTACCGCCGCAACCAGCGCCATCCGAGAAGCACGCAACGGAGAAGCATTTTTAGATCGCGTTTTTCAAGAAACGGGAATTACCCCCAGGATTATTTCCGGTAAAGAAGAAGCGCGTTTAATCTTCCTTGCCGTTCGCCACGCGATCGCGCTAGAAAATGACAATGCTCTCGTCATCGATATTGGCGGTGGAAGCACCGAACTCGTGGTAGGCAATCGCCAGGACGTACTATTCGGTAGCAGCACCAAACTCGGCGTTCTGCGTCTGCTGGATATGTTCGAGGACGAAGGCGCAGTCAGTAAAGAAGCACGCGGCGTACTCGAAGCACACATTCGTTTCATCGCACAGAATACCATCAAACAAGCGCTCGACATCGGTTTTGACCGGGTTATCGGCACCTCCGGAACTATCCGCACAATCGGCGAAGCCGCACACTTAGCCTCCGGTGGCGAATCCTTGCGTTCGGTCAACGCAGAAGTCGTCCAGCTTGAAGATATTGAGAAACTAACCCAGCGTTTGTTGAGCCTAAAAAAAGAAAAGCGCGCCAAAGTCGAGGGAATTAGCGAAAAACGCGCCGATGCTATCCATTTAGGCGGATTTCTCCTCGTTCAGTTGCTTAAAATGGCCGGTGTAAAAGAAATAACCCTCTGCGATGCTTCCCTACGAGAAGGGATGGTCCTCAACTATCTCGAACGACATCCCCAAGACGTTGTGGCATTTACCGAACAAAAAGACTTGCGATCGCGCAAAGCCAGACAACTCATCCAGAGGTATGATTCCGATTGGCAGGCAAACCGCCATATTGCCGACCTGGCATTGCAACTCTTCGATCGAACCAAAACACTTCACGAACTTGGCAAGTTTGAGCGGGATCTTTTGGAATACGCCGCACTGCTCCACGATATTGGAGAGTATATCCGTTTTCAACGACATCACAAACACTCGCGCTATTTGGTCAAACACGGCGACTTGCGCGGGTTCAACGACAAAGAAATTCTCCTCATTCAAACCATCGTTCGCTATCATTGCAAAGCGACACCGACCAAGAAACACAAAAAATTCAAACGACTCTCGAAACCTCACCGCCACATCGTGCGCATTCTCTCCGGTATTTTGAGAATTGCAGTGGGACTCGATAAGACCAAAAATCAAGCTGTCGAACGGGTTAGTTGCCAAGTGTGCGATAAAAAACTAATTATTGATGTATTCGGTGCAGAAGAGATTAATCTAGAAGTTTGGGC contains the following coding sequences:
- a CDS encoding mechanosensitive ion channel family protein — protein: MRKFLLELSIRLGLFIIGTTLSPLFGRTLPFVFWWLLRLARRFVSIDIASVYSDFVRPVRNALVTVGTLIFITLCLNVLEKYSRLYQFLGFFIYLALAVSIAWFASRVAQRVIRLYAVDLVQKSGGQVNEIALVFETLTNVVIVLFAIVVFAQGLQLNLVALSASIGIGGVAVAFAARQALERLVGTIELFLDRPYQPGEYIQVNFNPYSEDVYGRVESIGLRSTKIRTAGRNTLVIVPNSIMAGKHIENISRGKKVVAMLYLDFSRPLEEAEKALVKRVVIESTSAFWGIEKANTRIRFSPLENGIGTRVRINFFLTSSGEDSLNLRKRLVELADREIARQLSTYNLNFSTPEPMVYIDSPMTI
- a CDS encoding Ppx/GppA phosphatase family protein; translation: MKLAAIDIGTNSIHAIVAEANRDLSFEIIEREKEMAKLGVGVFATKRLSDRAFDLGLDTIRRQVQLADRLGVDDIITAATSAIREARNGEAFLDRVFQETGITPRIISGKEEARLIFLAVRHAIALENDNALVIDIGGGSTELVVGNRQDVLFGSSTKLGVLRLLDMFEDEGAVSKEARGVLEAHIRFIAQNTIKQALDIGFDRVIGTSGTIRTIGEAAHLASGGESLRSVNAEVVQLEDIEKLTQRLLSLKKEKRAKVEGISEKRADAIHLGGFLLVQLLKMAGVKEITLCDASLREGMVLNYLERHPQDVVAFTEQKDLRSRKARQLIQRYDSDWQANRHIADLALQLFDRTKTLHELGKFERDLLEYAALLHDIGEYIRFQRHHKHSRYLVKHGDLRGFNDKEILLIQTIVRYHCKATPTKKHKKFKRLSKPHRHIVRILSGILRIAVGLDKTKNQAVERVSCQVCDKKLIIDVFGAEEINLEVWAARRDRAVLAEALHCEIQIQEQSGTQT